One genomic window of Pseudomonadota bacterium includes the following:
- a CDS encoding CBS domain-containing protein, whose amino-acid sequence MTEAKTVADIMTRRVIFLREEDNLSRIVEGMEHFGLRHLPVLDGDRLVGMVTHRDMLKILSAAKRRDESTFVASVMTRDPISVGPDTTIAEAARILLKARFGCLPVVNADGNVVGIVTEHDFVKVLAGEQA is encoded by the coding sequence ATGACCGAAGCCAAGACCGTCGCAGACATCATGACCCGCCGCGTAATCTTCCTGCGCGAGGAGGACAACCTCTCGCGGATCGTCGAGGGGATGGAGCACTTCGGGCTGCGCCACCTGCCGGTGCTCGACGGCGACAGGCTCGTCGGCATGGTGACGCACCGCGACATGCTGAAGATCCTGTCGGCCGCCAAGCGGCGCGACGAGTCGACGTTCGTGGCGAGCGTCATGACCCGCGATCCGATCTCCGTCGGGCCGGACACGACGATCGCGGAGGCGGCGCGCATCCTCCTCAAAGCGCGCTTCGGCTGCCTCCCGGTCGTGAACGCGGACGGCAACGTGGTCGGCATCGTCACCGAGCACGACTTCGTCAAGGTTTTGGCGGGGGAACAGGCTTAG
- a CDS encoding MogA/MoaB family molybdenum cofactor biosynthesis protein — translation MEKIAAIIVASDSRSDGRREDLTGPAAVEALAELGVGTIEVAIVKDDFDALADKLVELADRGDVLLLLTCGGTGLSPRDVTPEATLEVIERAVPGIPQLLRQRGLEVTSLAALSRGIAGIRGGTLIVNLPGSPRAVRENISFLAPILPHAIETVAGRAVECAALRKS, via the coding sequence ATGGAGAAGATCGCGGCGATCATCGTGGCGAGCGACTCGCGCTCGGACGGGCGGCGGGAGGATCTCACCGGACCCGCGGCCGTCGAGGCGCTCGCCGAGCTCGGCGTCGGCACGATCGAGGTGGCGATCGTGAAGGACGACTTCGACGCGCTCGCGGACAAGCTCGTCGAGCTCGCGGACCGGGGCGACGTGCTCCTCCTGCTCACGTGCGGCGGCACCGGCCTCTCCCCGCGCGACGTGACGCCCGAGGCGACGCTCGAGGTGATCGAGCGCGCGGTGCCCGGCATCCCGCAGCTCCTGCGGCAGCGCGGGCTCGAGGTGACTTCCTTAGCGGCGCTCTCCCGCGGCATCGCCGGGATCCGCGGCGGGACGCTCATCGTGAACCTGCCGGGCAGCCCGCGGGCCGTCCGCGAGAACATCTCGTTCCTCGCGCCCATCCTGCCCCACGCGATCGAGACAGTGGCCGGCCGCGCCGTGGAGTGCGCGGCGCTGCGCAAGAGCTAG
- a CDS encoding MOSC domain-containing protein, which produces MSARVVSVCTSAATGVQKRPVAEATARADHGLEGDAHAGPWHRQVSLLADESAAKMRAAGARVGPGDFGENVLTVGIDLVALPLGAVLVVGGARLEVTQKGKECHSHCAIFDAVGTCVMPTEGIFCRVLAGGPIRPGDPVRVEG; this is translated from the coding sequence GTGAGCGCGCGCGTCGTGAGCGTGTGCACGAGCGCCGCGACCGGGGTCCAGAAGCGGCCGGTGGCCGAGGCGACGGCGCGCGCGGATCACGGCCTCGAGGGGGACGCCCACGCCGGCCCGTGGCACAGGCAGGTGAGCCTGCTCGCGGACGAGAGCGCGGCGAAGATGCGGGCGGCCGGGGCCCGGGTCGGGCCGGGCGACTTCGGCGAGAACGTCCTCACCGTTGGGATCGATCTCGTCGCGCTGCCGTTGGGCGCGGTGCTCGTCGTCGGCGGCGCGCGGCTCGAGGTCACGCAGAAGGGCAAGGAGTGCCACTCCCACTGCGCCATCTTCGACGCCGTGGGCACGTGCGTCATGCCCACCGAGGGGATCTTCTGCCGGGTGCTCGCGGGCGGGCCGATCCGCCCGGGCGATCCGGTGCGCGTCGAGGGGTGA